One Acropora palmata chromosome 2, jaAcrPala1.3, whole genome shotgun sequence genomic window carries:
- the LOC141873326 gene encoding phosphatidylinositol 4-kinase type 2-alpha-like: MSLSDGGRPLIDFVSDGCPNGPDVVPYHADPASYSTAIVGGSHYCDNRTSEQRPLLGRSRSRMDSHSDTEYQGNHFDDAEFSSVVHAAEQAIDAGILPERIYQGSSGSYFVKDKEGRKIGVFKPKDEEPYGHLNPKWTKWCHKICCPCCFGRNCLIPNQGYMSEAGASLVDQKLALNVVPKTKVVRLASDTFNYTAFDRAKARSKKFATERFPDTLGKHVKAGLPPKVGSFQLFVDGYKDAEFHLRKFEMESLPTATNKDFTFQFQKLVCLDYIIRNTDRGNDNWLIKYEKTPEVDKQVQAEQGGDWDYVNAPKIFVAAIDNGLAFPFKHPDSWRAYPFHWAWLPQAKEPFIEEICDLVLPQLADMNFVQDLTEDLYLLFREDKGFDKSLFERQMSVLRGQILNLTQALREKKSPLQLVQMPVVIVERRKIEDGDRVRSQGHAFTQSFQQRSPFFSWC, from the exons ATGTCATTGAGCGACGGAGGGCGTCCACTTATCGATTTCGTCTCCGACGGCTGCCCCAATGGGCCCGATGTAGTGCCTTATCACGCCGACCCGGCGAGCTATAGCACAGCAATTGTCGGTGGTTCGCACTACTGCGATAATAGGACTTCTGAACAAAGACCCTTACTTGGCAGATCGCGGTCGCGAATGGACAGTCACAGTGATACTGAGTATCAGGGAAACCATTTTGATGATGCAGAGTTTTCCAGCGTTGTCCATGCGGCCGAACAAGCAATCGATGCGGGAATTTTGCCAGAAAGGATATATCAAGGTTCGAGTGGTAGTTACTTCGTCAAGGACAAAGAAGGG AGAAAGATAGGTGTATTTAAACCAAAGGATGAGGAGCCTTATGGACATTTGAATCCTAAATGGACAAAATGGTGTCACAAGATTTGTTGCCCATGTTGCTTTGGTAGAAACTGCTTGATTCCAAACCAGGGATATATGTCTGAAGCTGGAGCCAGTCTTGTGGATCAAAAGCTTGCTTTAAATGTTGTACCAAAAACAAAG GTTGTGAGACTTGCTAGTGATACATTTAATTACACTGCATTTGATCGTGCAAAAGCAAGGTCAAAAAAGTTTGCTACAGAGAGATTTCCTGATACTTTAGGTAAACATGTGAAGGCTGGACTTCCACCAAAG GTTGGTTCATTTCAGCTGTTTGTTGATGGTTACAAAGATGCAGAGTTTCATCTCAGAAAGTTTGAAATGGAATCTCTTCCTACAGCTACCAACAAAGATTTTACTTTCCAATTTCAAAAACTTGTTTGCCTTGATTACATAATTAGAAATACAG ATAGAGGAAATGATAACTGGCtaataaaatatgaaaaaactCCAGAGGTGGACAAGCAAGTTCAGGCAGAGCAGGGG GGTGACTGGGATTATGTAAATGCTCCCAAAATATTTGTAGCAGCTATTGATAATGGATTGGCATTTCCATTTAAGCATCCTGACTCCTGGAGAGCTT ACCCATTTCATTGGGCTTGGTTGCCACAAGCTAAGGAACCGTTTATTGAAGAAATTTGTGACCTGGTTTTACCCCAACTGGCAGATATGAATTTTGTACAAGATCTAACAGAAGACCTGTATCTGCTATTTCGG GAAGATAAAGGCTTTGATAAATCCCTTTTTGAGCGGCAAATGTCAGTTCTCAGGGGACAG ATCCTAAATTTAACTCAAGCCTTGCGAGAAAAGAAATCTCCTCTTCAGCTTGTGCAGATGCCAGTGGTTATTGtagaaaggagaaaaatagAGGATGGGGACAGAGTGAGAAGCCAAGGTCATGCATTTACGCAGAGTTTCCAGCAAAGGTCGCCTTTCTTCTCTTGGTGTTAG
- the LOC141874433 gene encoding transmembrane channel-like protein 7 isoform X1 has protein sequence MAESLDKPFEMHILGNEEPRGGDVNVAKLCTQDLPSRLARHSTTIVIHQATLKRKYRRTSMKYWEGLPKETSQGRTSHIMQRDNEIKPLNVVSTSQEMLASVDLKAVPLPLSVRRHFRSLKAKTPKRLSLWKAFILGVTMIWTRFRSGIKEFLYSLELWRGHLKDIEGQFGSGVVSYFIFLRWLMLLNLFVFLMAFGFVSLPTLIICARTREDDTQGNSTRAGGCKHESVYSIENNSERGFHGVVIDFITGQGWISDTIMFYSSYPSDAIISQEGVKYHLPFAYLLTGGACFLFYFVMIVQNASIGFREGYIESEGVFHSFSNHLFSAWDYCISEKDAALQKKRIIAQDIQFELDEEARRKRAQNRTKKQKAILYGTRILINLFIVPALWYVSFVVIFGVIINKDLTEHGRNQFEETLIRSSLSLAITILNLILPPLFEFLSMFEDWNPKFELLLNLLRRTFVKIPSIAMLMILLYKNINDRTLHDGGMSYHCKQCWENEIAAQMYMLVWVDFFVVVLVTLGLETARKYLSKNCNCFRTIGMAQFDIPSNVIDLAYGQCLILIGTFFSPILPVIGVLKMIVFFYIKKVSLIYNNRLPDKHIQGAKLSSIFTLLLLLAFFVCVGLVGWGVTRVPTSSCGPFKNIECAERKFIIDELSIVVTRWPEWIHQTLHFMRTTAFLLPVSILLLCLVFYFRSMSQEHQRLIKSLKEHLVLEGKHKKLLLSELMYLRSNWKPEQQGTENYSEEDILLLPLSS, from the exons ATGGCAGAGTCGCTAGACAAACCGTTTGAAATGCATATTTTGGGGAACGAAGAGCCGAGAGGAGGAGATGTAAATGTGGCTAAATTGTGCACACAGGATTTACCCAGTCGGCTCGCAAGGCACTCCACGACTATTGTAATACATCAAGCTACACTCAAACGGAAATACCGCAGAACTTCGATGAAATATTGGGAAGGATTGCCGAAAGAAACGTCTCAGGGCAGAACATCACACATTATGCAACGTGACAATGAAATTAAGCCATTGAACGTGGTTTCAACTTCACAAGAGATGCTAGCATCGGTTGATTTAAAAGCAGTTCCACTCCCATTGTCAGTTAGACGCCATTTTCGTTCTCTTAAAGCAAAGACACCAAAAAGACTTTCACTTTGGAAAGCTTTCATATTGGGAGTGACAATGATATGGACTCGTTTCCGATCTGGTATAAAAGAATTCCTCTACTCTCTGGAATTGTGGCGAGGACATCTGAAAGATATAGAAGGTCAATTCGGGAGCGGGGTGGTGTcctatttcatttttcttcgcTGGCTGATGTTGCTAAACTTGTTTGTATTTCTGATGGCATTCGGTTTTGTTTCCCTGCCAACCCTAATAATCTGCGCGAGAACGCGCGAGGACGATACGCAAGGTAATTCAACAAGAGCAGGTGGTTGCAAACACGAATCAGTTTACAGCATCGAAAACAATTCGGAACGCGGCTTTCATGGGGTGGTCATAGATTTCATAACAGGCCAAGGTTGGATAAGTGACACGATCATGTTCTACAGCAGTTACCCATCGGACGCTATCATATCACAAGAGGGAGTAAAGTATCACCTTCCGTTCGCTTATCTACTGACTGGTGGggcttgttttctcttttacttTGTGATGATAGTTCAAAATGCATCCATCGGGTTCAGAGAGGGTTACATCGAGAGCGAGGGTGTATTTCACTCTTTCAGTAATCACCTGTTTTCCGCCTGGGATTATTGCATCAGCGAGAAGGACGCGGCCTTGCAGAAAAAGCGGATAATAGCACAGGACATTCAATTTGAGTTAGACGAAGAGGCACGAAGAAAGAGAGCACAAAACAGgacaaagaaacagaaagcAATCCTGTATGGAACTCGAATCCTGATTAACTTGTTTATAGTTCCGGCACTTTGGTATGTGTCTTTCGTGGTCATCTTCGGTGTTATTATCAACAAGGATTTGACAGAGCATGGACGAAATCAGTTTGAGGAGACGCTTATCAG ATCTTCCCTTTCCCTTGCGATCACAATTCTAAATCTGATTTTGCCACCGTTGTTTGAGTTTCTCTCCATGTTTGAGGACTGGAATCCAAAGTTTGAGCTGCTTCTGAACCTACTGAGGCGCACTTTTGTCAAGATACCTTCCATCGCAATGCTTATGATTCTCTTGTACAAAAACATCAACGATCGCACGCTGCATGATGGTGGGATGTCTTATCACTGCAAACAGTGCTGGGAAAACGAGATCGCGGCACAGATGTATATGCTTGTATGGGTGGACTTTTTTGTGGTGGTACTTGTAACCCTCGGACTAGAAACTGCCAGGAAGTATCTCTCCAAGAACTGCAACTGCTTCAGAACGATTGGGATGGCTCAATTTGACATTCCCAGCAACGTGATTGATCTTGCGTATGGGCAAtgcttgattttgattggcacTTTTTTCAGCCCCATTCTCCCCGTCATTGGAGTCCTAAAAATGATTGTGTTCTTTTACATCAAGAAAGTAAGTCTCATTTACAACAATCGTCTGCCAGATAAACATATCCAAGGAGCAAAACTGAGCTCTATTTTCACACTTCTGTTGCTGCTGGCGTTTTTCGTGTGCGTAGGCCTGGTTGGGTGGGGTGTGACAAGGGTACCGACTTCCTCCTGTGGCCCGTTTAAAAACATAGAATGCgcggaaagaaaatttatcatAGATGAGCTCTCAATTGTTGTAACAAGGTGGCCCGAGTGGATCCACCAGACATTACACTTTATGCGCACAACAGCATTTCTCCTTCCTGTATCAATTCTGCTCCTTTGCCTGGTGTTTTACTTCAGGTCCATGTCCCAAGAGCACCAGCGTTTAATAAAATCATTGAAAGAACATCTTGTCTTGGAAGGAAAGCACAAAAAACTGCTTTTATCGGAGCTTATGTATCTTCGCAGCAACTGGAAACCTGAACAGCAAGGAACTGAAAATTACAGCGAGGAAGACATCTTGCTGTTGCCGTTGTCTTCCTGA
- the LOC141874433 gene encoding transmembrane channel-like protein 7 isoform X2 codes for MAESLDKPFEMHILGNEEPRGGDVNVAKLCTQDLPSRLARHSTTIVIHQATLKRKYRRTSMKYWEGLPKETSQGRTSHIMQRDNEIKPLNVVSTSQEMLASVDLKAVPLPLSVRRHFRSLKAKTPKRLSLWKAFILGVTMIWTRFRSGIKEFLYSLELWRGHLKDIEGQFGSGVVSYFIFLRWLMLLNLFVFLMAFGFVSLPTLIICARTREDDTQGNSTRAGGCKHESVYSIENNSERGFHGVVIDFITGQGWISDTIMFYSSYPSDAIISQEGVKYHLPFAYLLTGGACFLFYFVMIVQNASIGFREGYIESEGVFHSFSNHLFSAWDYCISEKDAALQKKRIIAQDIQFELDEEARRKRAQNRTKKQKAILYGTRILINLFIVPALWYVSFVVIFGVIINKDLTEHGRNQFEETLIRSSLSLAITILNLILPPLFEFLSMFEDWNPKFELLLNLLRRTFVKIPSIAMLMILLYKNINDRTLHDGGMSYHCKQCWENEIAAQMYMLVWVDFFVVVLVTLGLETARKYLSKNCNCFRTIGMAQFDIPSNVIDLAYGQCLILIGTFFSPILPVIGVLKMIVFFYIKKVHVPRAPAFNKIIERTSCLGRKAQKTAFIGAYVSSQQLET; via the exons ATGGCAGAGTCGCTAGACAAACCGTTTGAAATGCATATTTTGGGGAACGAAGAGCCGAGAGGAGGAGATGTAAATGTGGCTAAATTGTGCACACAGGATTTACCCAGTCGGCTCGCAAGGCACTCCACGACTATTGTAATACATCAAGCTACACTCAAACGGAAATACCGCAGAACTTCGATGAAATATTGGGAAGGATTGCCGAAAGAAACGTCTCAGGGCAGAACATCACACATTATGCAACGTGACAATGAAATTAAGCCATTGAACGTGGTTTCAACTTCACAAGAGATGCTAGCATCGGTTGATTTAAAAGCAGTTCCACTCCCATTGTCAGTTAGACGCCATTTTCGTTCTCTTAAAGCAAAGACACCAAAAAGACTTTCACTTTGGAAAGCTTTCATATTGGGAGTGACAATGATATGGACTCGTTTCCGATCTGGTATAAAAGAATTCCTCTACTCTCTGGAATTGTGGCGAGGACATCTGAAAGATATAGAAGGTCAATTCGGGAGCGGGGTGGTGTcctatttcatttttcttcgcTGGCTGATGTTGCTAAACTTGTTTGTATTTCTGATGGCATTCGGTTTTGTTTCCCTGCCAACCCTAATAATCTGCGCGAGAACGCGCGAGGACGATACGCAAGGTAATTCAACAAGAGCAGGTGGTTGCAAACACGAATCAGTTTACAGCATCGAAAACAATTCGGAACGCGGCTTTCATGGGGTGGTCATAGATTTCATAACAGGCCAAGGTTGGATAAGTGACACGATCATGTTCTACAGCAGTTACCCATCGGACGCTATCATATCACAAGAGGGAGTAAAGTATCACCTTCCGTTCGCTTATCTACTGACTGGTGGggcttgttttctcttttacttTGTGATGATAGTTCAAAATGCATCCATCGGGTTCAGAGAGGGTTACATCGAGAGCGAGGGTGTATTTCACTCTTTCAGTAATCACCTGTTTTCCGCCTGGGATTATTGCATCAGCGAGAAGGACGCGGCCTTGCAGAAAAAGCGGATAATAGCACAGGACATTCAATTTGAGTTAGACGAAGAGGCACGAAGAAAGAGAGCACAAAACAGgacaaagaaacagaaagcAATCCTGTATGGAACTCGAATCCTGATTAACTTGTTTATAGTTCCGGCACTTTGGTATGTGTCTTTCGTGGTCATCTTCGGTGTTATTATCAACAAGGATTTGACAGAGCATGGACGAAATCAGTTTGAGGAGACGCTTATCAG ATCTTCCCTTTCCCTTGCGATCACAATTCTAAATCTGATTTTGCCACCGTTGTTTGAGTTTCTCTCCATGTTTGAGGACTGGAATCCAAAGTTTGAGCTGCTTCTGAACCTACTGAGGCGCACTTTTGTCAAGATACCTTCCATCGCAATGCTTATGATTCTCTTGTACAAAAACATCAACGATCGCACGCTGCATGATGGTGGGATGTCTTATCACTGCAAACAGTGCTGGGAAAACGAGATCGCGGCACAGATGTATATGCTTGTATGGGTGGACTTTTTTGTGGTGGTACTTGTAACCCTCGGACTAGAAACTGCCAGGAAGTATCTCTCCAAGAACTGCAACTGCTTCAGAACGATTGGGATGGCTCAATTTGACATTCCCAGCAACGTGATTGATCTTGCGTATGGGCAAtgcttgattttgattggcacTTTTTTCAGCCCCATTCTCCCCGTCATTGGAGTCCTAAAAATGATTGTGTTCTTTTACATCAAGAAA GTCCATGTCCCAAGAGCACCAGCGTTTAATAAAATCATTGAAAGAACATCTTGTCTTGGAAGGAAAGCACAAAAAACTGCTTTTATCGGAGCTTATGTATCTTCGCAGCAACTGGAAACCTGA
- the LOC141873822 gene encoding E3 ubiquitin-protein transferase MAEA-like — translation MADVKALEYSTMKVPYEVLNKRFRAAQKVIDREVSLVVSATNDLTNSFGAVSVKVGEITGFLDGVVQKLQSLKRKSEECLAHEEACLSHCRVRLDHLKDYSNQQKTAAVLWKKKRLDRMLVDHCLRSGFYETAIKLAKDSEIEEFVDIELFLVSRKVEESLLRGEIEPCLAWCYENKSKLRKVKSNLEFNVRMQEFIELVRRADKMEAVRYARKYFPPANVDGTMTKEIQRAMALLAFKPETSCPPYRELFDLERWNHLVMQFRRENFQLHQLNDQSALAVTLQAGLSALKTPHCYKDGHRSSECPVCSHPLNILGRSLPFAHCAHSRLVCPISGHVMNENNPPMVLPNGYVYGENALHGMANENDGRVVCPKTQESYHVDEAEKVYVM, via the exons ATGGCAGATGTAAAGGCGCTGGAATACTCCACCATGAAG GTTCCTTATGAGGTTCTCAATAAAAGGTTTAGGGCAGCACAGAAGGTAATTGACAGGGAGGTGTCTCTTGTTGTGAGTGCAACAAATGACTTGACCAACAGTTTTGGTGCAGTATCAGTTAAGGTTGGCGAGATAACTGGATTCTTGGATGGAGTTGTTCAAAAATTGCAGTCCTTGAAGAGAAAG TCAGAAGAATGTCTTGCTCATGAAGAAGCTTGCCTGAGTCATTGTCGAGTGCGCCTGGACCACTTAAAAGATTATTCAAATCAGCAGAAGACTGCTGCAGTCTTGTGGAAAAAGAAACGACTAGACAGAATGCTGGTTGACCACTGCCTTAGATCAGGATTTTATGAAACGGCTATTAAACTTGCAAAGGATTCTGAAATAGAG gaatttGTAGATATTGAACTGTTCTTAGTGTCAAGGAAAGTAGAAGAATCACTCTTGAGAGGAGAAATAGAGCCCTGTTTAGCTTGGTgttatgaaaacaaatcaaagctAAGGAAAGTTAAG AGTAACCTCGAATTTAATGTAAGAATGCAGGAGTTTATTGAATTAGTGAGAAGAGCTGACAAGATGGAAGCTGTCAG ATATGCAAGAAAGTATTTTCCTCCAGCAAATGTTGATGGAACTATGACCAAGGAAATCCAGAGAGCTATGGCTTTATTAGCATTCAAGCCTGAAACCAGCTGCCCTCCCTACAGG GAATTGTTTGATTTGGAGAGATGGAATCATTTGGTGATGCAGTTCAGAAGGGAGAATTTCCAGCTTCATCAACTGAATGATCAATCTGCATTAGCTGTCACATTACAAGCTGGACTCTCAGCTCTAAAGACACC ACATTGCTACAAAGATGGACACAGAAGTTCCGAGTGTCCCGTCTGTAGTCATCCTCTAAATATCCTTGGTCGTTCCCTGCCGTTTGCTCACTGTGCCCACTCAAGGCTTGTCTGTCCCATATCAGGACATgttatgaatgaaaataatcCACCCATGGTGCTTCCCAACGGATACGTGTATGGAGAAAAC GCATTGCACGGCATGGCTAATGAAAACGATGGTCGAGTCGTTTGTCCCAAAACTCAAGAGTCCTACCACGTTGATGAAGCTGAGAAAGTGTACGTGATGTGA
- the LOC141874664 gene encoding uncharacterized protein LOC141874664, with amino-acid sequence MTTAKALLAVSPLTRKYDSMTTLANKSVQISLEYKDETKFLARRISSKSDSPETGKKQIHSPEARALPMVLRSSETPAASTFRRENGTRNLLLERRQAPRGRQESGAATKTPNNERIFTRSPGKQRLHMDVEFIESRRSDWINRLSAFNNRINANTKTQQQSKKLGLGTNFSKEETIKSTKPKMTSTIKMKGKQKNSLSEVLSLEREFQHQTDYRQKCIQWLKSLPDGGIDSINPGLTC; translated from the coding sequence ATGACGACAGCAAAGGCATTGCTTGCGGTTAGTCCTTTGACAAGGAAGTATGATAGTATGACCACCCTTGCTAACAAGTCAGTACAAATATCTCTAGAGTACAAAGACGAAACGAAATTTCTAGCTCGGAGGATATCAAGTAAATCAGACTCCCCCGAGACTGGGAAGAAACAGATCCATTCGCCAGAAGCCCGAGCATTGCCAATGGTGCTGCGATCTTCAGAGACCCCTGCTGCAAGTACCTTTCGTCGGGAAAATGGTACTCGCAACCTATTGCTTGAAAGGCGTCAAGCACCACGGGGAAGACAAGAGAGTGGAGCAGCGACAAAAACGCCAAATAACGAGAGAATATTCACACGGAGTCCAGGGAAACAAAGATTACATATGGATGTAGAGTTCATTGAGAGCCGACGTTCGGATTGGATCAATAGGCTTTCAGCTTTCAACAATAGGATCAATGCAAATACTAAGACACAGCAACAAAGTAAAAAGCTGGGGCTGGGCACTAATTTTTCCAAGGAGGAGACCATTAAGAGTACTAAACCAAAAATGACGTCAActataaaaatgaaaggaaaacagaaaaactcaCTTTCTGAAGTATTATCACTGGAGAGAGAATTCCAACACCAGACCGATTACAGACAAAAGTGTATTCAGTGGCTAAAATCGTTGCCTGATGGTGGAATAGACTCCATCAACCCGGGGTTAACATGCTAA